A part of Cannabis sativa cultivar Pink pepper isolate KNU-18-1 chromosome 6, ASM2916894v1, whole genome shotgun sequence genomic DNA contains:
- the LOC115715935 gene encoding uncharacterized protein LOC115715935, translating to MFDKSWLRFNRASNEYKEGARSFVETIEKEANYPEKLLCPCKFCRNLSHQKVNLLYEHLVINGIDPTYTIWFHHGEEAPRSDDIEEMNSFDAFNLFSATNIDVCDSEEPVEGPDDNFIKKLEDAQIALYPQCTKYTKLSAIIALYKVKTTNGWSDKSFDEILNLFHDMLPCDNVLLKSTYSVRKYLQTFDLGYEKIHACVNNCCLFRKDKEKLEECPTCGTSRWATDKLTNKVRKGIPAKVLRYFPIIPRFKRMFKSERMAKDLRWHHNNKSNDGKMRHPVDSVAWELVNERWPAFSKEERNLRLGLSTDGFNPFSNLSSKHSVWPVMIVMYNLPPWLCMKKENILLSLLIPGPKQPGNDIDVYLKPLIEDLNTLWNEGVELHDAFVNKTFTLRAILMWTIQDFPAYGNLAGCKTKGYYVDLFNFDGCIPLRDI from the exons ATGTTTGATAAAAGTTGGTTACGCTTCAACAG AGCCTCAAATGAGTATAAGGAAGGTGCTAGGAGTTTTGTAGAGACAATAGAGAAAGAGGCTAATTATCCAGAAAAGTTATTATGTCCATGTAAATTTTGTCGAAACTTAAGTCACCAAAAGGTCAATTTGCTTTATGAGCACTTGGTCATAAATGGAATTGATCCTACATACACAATTTGGTTTCATCACGGGGAAGAAGCACCTAGAAGTGATGATATTGAGGAAATGAATTCTTTTGATGCTTTTAATTTGTTTAGTGCTACAAATATTGATGTTTGTGATTCTGAAGAACCTGTAGAAGGCCCTGATGACAACTTCatcaaaaaattagaagatgCACAAATCGCATTATATCCACAGTGCACAAAATACACTAAGTTGTCAGCTATTATTGCTTTATATAAGGTTAAGACAACTAATGGATGGTCTGACAAGAGTTTTGATGAGATTCTCAATCTTTTTCATGATATGCTTCCATGTGATAACGTGCTTCTCAAGTCCACGTACTCAGTTAGGAAATATCTTCAAACATTTGACTTAGGATATGAAAAGATTCATGCTTGTGTAAATAATTGTTGTTTGTTTAGAAAagataaggagaagttagaagAATGTCCAACATGTGGAACTTCTCGTTGGGCGACAGATAAACTTACTAACAAGGTTCGAAAAGGTATTCCAGCAAAAGTTTTGAGGTATTTTCCTATAATTCCAAGGTTCAAACGAATGTTTAAATCTGAAAGAATGGCTAAGGATTTACGATGGCATCACAATAATAAGAGTAACGATGGGAAAATGCGTCACCCGGTAGATTCTGTTGCTTGGGAATTAGTGAATGAGAGATGGCCTGCTTTTTCCAAAGAAGAACGAAATCTCAGACTTGGACTTTCTACCGATGGTTTTAATCCTTTTAGTAATTTGAGTAGTAAACATAGTGTTTGGCCTGTGATGATCGTTATGTATAACTTACCCCCATGGTTATgcatgaaaaaagaaaatattttattgtcaTTGTTAATTCCAGGACCGAAGCAACCTGGGAATGACATTGATGTATATTTAAAACCACTCATCGAGGACTTGAATACATTATGGAATGAGGGAGTTGAGCTCCATGATGCTTTTGTAAACAAAACTTTTACATTGAGAGCAATTTTGATGTGGACCATCCAAGATTTTCCAGCCTATGGGAACCTTGCTGGATGTAAAACTAAAGGGT ATTATGTGGACCTGTTCAATTTCGATGGATGTATCCCTTTGAGAG ACATATGA